Below is a genomic region from Pseudomonas berkeleyensis.
CCTGGAGAATCTCTTCCGGTGCCTCGAAACCGAACGGCGCCGGGTTGCCGATGTTCAGCTTGAGGATGCGGTGGCCTTCCTCTTCCAGACGCTTGGCGTGCTTGAGCACCGGCCCGCGAATGTCATAGCAGACGTTGGCGAGCTTGTTCGATTTGCTGACCTGCATGTGAGAAATCCCGATCGATGGAGAACCCGCCAATGTGGCTTGCCAGTATCTCCGGGTGGAGAAACGGGCAGCCTGAAACGCGGGTGACAGACTGGGGTCGAATCATACGTTGCAGCCTGTGTGCGGCAAAGGTGCTGCCCTGGCTTTTTTGTGGTTTGCCGCGCAGAGTGGGGCACCCATTGGGCGGCGCCCTGAGGGCTGGGCGTTAGATTGTTTTGTCAATGCACACTTGGCCGACGATCACTGCGCTGTGGTTCGTGGCAGAATTCCCGCCAGTGCAATCTCCGGCTGCTTAATCGAGGAGGAAACCGTTCGTGGACAAGCTCGACAAACCCCTGGATGCATGGCGCGACGAATTATCTCAGGAGCAATTCCATGTCTGCCGGCTGGGCGGCACTGAACGCCCGTTCAGCGGCCAGTATCACGATGACAAGACGCCCGGCATCTACCACTGCGCCTGTTGTGGCGAGGCATTGTTCGACTCCGATGCGAAATACGATTCCGGCAGCGGCTGGCCGAGCTATTTTCAGCCGGTGGGTGAGGCGGTCATCCGTGAGCTGGACGACTTCAGCCATGGCATGCACCGCATCGAGGTCAAGTGCGCCAAGTGTGACGCGCACCTGGGCCATGTGTTCCCCGATGGGCCGCGTCCCACCGGTTTGCGTTATTGCATCAACTCGGTATCGCTGAAGCTGATCCCGCGCGAGTGATCGCCCCCTGTCGTCCGTGTGGCGGGCTCAGCTCTGGCGAGCCTGCTCACGGCTTTCTTCCAGCGCATCGCAGGCCTGCTGGATCATGTCTTCGGTGATCGGCACTTCGCGGCCCTGACCGTCGATGATAAAACCGCCCACCGGCTCCTGCGATTGCTTGCTGGTGATGCATGGGGCTGCGTTGTCTTGCATGCTCATGGCCTGTCTCCTCATCAATGATGCGCGCCACTCTAGAGTGCCCAGATGAAGGCGCGGTGACAGTTCAAAGTCTGCTGCGCGTCGGCAGCCGCTTGTGGCTATGCCTGACTCTGGCTCGCGATACTTTGAACAGGTTTCAAGACGGCGGAACTCCGTCACAAAATACAGTGTGAAAGTCGTATTGCAGGCGGCATGCCAGCCTGCGTGGAACGAGGAACTCATGTCGCGTTTTCATATCGGTCTGATCATCAATCCACTGGCTGGGCTGGGCGGCCCGGCAGGGTTCAAGGGCAGCGACGGCATGGCCGAACAGGCGCTGGCTCTGGGTGTCGAGCCAAAAGCCGCACAACGTACACGCACGGCACTTGAACAGTTGTTGACCCTGCGTGAGCGCATAGAGTTCGTCAGCTATCCGGGCGATATGGGTGGCGATCTTTTGGCGCAGATGGGCTTCGAGCATCGTTTGCTGGGGCAGGTCGACCCTCAGTTGACCACAGCAGAAGACACCCGCCGGGCCGTGCAGCAACTGCAGGACGCAGGCGTGGCGTTGATTCTGTTTGCCGGCGGCGATGGCACCGCGCGCGATGTCTGTGCGGCCGTCAGGCAAGGGCAGCCAGTACTGGGCATTCCCGCCGGGGTAAAGATTCAATCTGGCGTCTACGCCATAAGCCCACGTGCAGCAGGCGAGCTGACTGCACGGCTGATCGAAGGTGGCCTGGTTCGTCTGGCCAGCGGTGAAGTCCGCGATATCGATGAGAATGCCTTGCGTGAGGGGCGCGTGACTGCACGCTGGTATGGCGAGCTGTGCGTGCCGCAGGAAGGTGGTTACGTACAGGCGGTCAAGCAGGGCGGTATGGAGTCCGAAGAACTGGTGCTGGCGGATCTTGCCGCCTGGCTGGAGGCAGAGTGGGAGCCTGGCGCGCGTTACGTGTTTGGCCCTGGTTCGACCTTGCATGGCCTGGCGCACAACCTGGGGCTGGAAACCACGTTGCTGGGCGTCGATGTGATCGAGGATGGTCAGGTCATTGCTCGTGACGTCAACGAAGCCGAGCTGTTCGGCCTGGTCGAGGGGCATCCGACTTATCTGCTGGTCACCGCCATTGGTGGTCAGGGCCATATCATCGGCCGCGGCAATCAGCAGGTCAGCCCGCGAGTGTTGCGCGCCATTGGCCTGGAGCGCCTGCGCGTGGTGGCAACCAAGCGCAAGCTGGCGACCCTGGAAGGAAGGCCGCTACTGGTCGATAGTGGCGACGTGACGCTGGACGATGCCTTTCCAGATGCGGTGCGGGTCTGGGCTGGCTATAAGGAAGAACTGCTGTATCCCCTGAGTCGATAGGAGATCGATATGCGAATGGTGATCGCGCTGCTGGTCTGGTCGCTGGCTTTTGCCGCGCAGGCCATCGAGGCGGACAAGCTGGTACTCGATGCGCGCAAGCAGGTTGGCGTGACCCTGAGCTATGACCCGGCCTACCGGAAACTGAGCTATCCAGGCGGCGACGTGCCCATGGCCACCGGGGTCTGCACCGATGTGGTGATCCGTGCGCTGCGCCAACAGGGGCTGGATCTGCAGGAGTCGGTACATCGTGATATGCGTGGCAACTTCGCGGTCTATCCGAAGCATTGGGGGTTGAGCCGCCCGGACAGCAATATCGACCACCGCCGGGTGCCCAACCTGATGACCTGGTTCAAGCGCCAGGGCTGGTCGCTGCCGGTCAAACAGGATGCCTCGGCTTACCGGGCCGGCGATATCGTCACCTGGGATCTGGGCCGCGGCCTCACCCACATCGGCATCGTCAGCGACCGTCAGGCTGCAACCGGCACACCGCTGGTGCTGCACAACATTGGCCGGGGTACGCAGGAGGAGGACATTCTGTTCGCCTACCGCATTACTGGCCATTACCGGGCGCTGGCGCAGCAGGCGAGGGCTGGTCAATGACGCAGCAGTCGTTGCCGCCGAATCTTGCTGCAGGCGAGCGTGTCGTACTGTTCGATGGCGTCTGCAGGCTCTGCAACGGCTGGGCGAGATTCCTCATTCGCCATGACCGGCAGCGACAGTTTCGCCTGGCTTCGGTGCAGTCGACACAGGGCCAGGCATTGCTGGCCTGGTATGGCCTGCCGACCGACCGTTTCGACACCATGGCGCTGATCGACGAGGCCGGGTTGCATGTACGTTCCTCGGCGTTGCTGCGCATCCTTGCCCGTTTGCCCCAGCCCTGGCGTAGCCTCAGTTGGCTGCGTGTGATTCCGCGCCCGCTGCGCGATTGGAGCTACGACCGCATTGCGCTGAATCGCTACCGTCTGTTCGGCCGGTATGAGGTCTGCCTGCTGTCCAGCGCCGACCATAGCGAGCGCTTCCTGCATGACTGATGCGCGTCTGGCGCAGATTGCCTGGCTCGCTCGGCTGGCCTTGGCGCTGGTGTTCATCTGGCATGGGCTGGCACCGAAGATTCTCTGGCTCAGCCCTGACGAGGTGGCGATGATCGGGGCTCACAGCCTGGCTGATTACCCGCTGTTCGCCACGGAGGTGATCGCCCGTATCGCTGGCGTCGCCGAGATACTCCTGGGCATCGTGCTGCTGACGCTGCGTCGGCAGCGCTGGTTCTTGCTGGTCGCTGGCGCAGTATTACTGGCGCTGTTGCTTGATGTTGCGTTGTTCAGTCCCCATCTGTTGATCCAGGCGTTCAATCCGCTCTCGACCAACCTGGCCGCGCTGACTCTGTGCGCAGTGGCATGGCTGGCCGAAGCGCCCTCGGCTGCTGACTCCTGAGACCTGTCATGACATCGATGCTTTCCTCCCGCCAGCGTGGTGCCATGCGCCTGGCCTGGCGCTTCATCGCGCCTTATCGCGGCCGAGTAGTGGGCGCGCTGCTGGCGCTGATGTTCACGGCGGCGATCACCCTGTCCATGGGCCAGGGCATCAAGCTGCTGGTGGATCAGGGCCTGGCCACGCAATCGCCGGCAGCGCTGCGTCAGTCCCTGCTGCTGTTCTTCGTGCTGGTTCTGGCGCTGGCCTTTGGCACCTATACGCGCTTCTATCTGGTGTCGTGGATCGGCGAGCGAGTGGTCGCGGATATCCGTCGGCGGGTGTTCGATCATCTGATCGAGCTGCACCCAGGCTTCTACGAGAGCAATCGCAGTTCGGAAATCCAGTCACGGCTGACTGCCGATACCACGCTACTGCAATCGGTGATCGGCTCATCGCTGTCGATGGCGCTGCGCAACCTGATCATGCTGATTGGCGGCAGCGTGCTGCTGGTGGTCACCAATCCCAAGCTCAGCGGCATCGTCCTGCTGGCCTTGCCGCTGGTGGTGGCGCCTATCCTGCTGTTTGGCCGCCGCGTGCGCGCACTGTCGCGGCAAAGCCAGGATCGTGTGGCGGATGTCGGCAGCTACGTGGGCGAGGCGCTGGGGCAGATCAAGACGGTGCAGGCCTACAACCACCAGGACGAGGACAAGCGTCGTTTCGGTGAGTCCGCCGAGGCGGCGTTCGATGTGGCGCGCAAGCGTATCGCCCAGCGTTCGTGGTTGATCACCGTGGTCATCGTGCTGGTGCTCGGTGCGGTGGGGGTGATGCTCTGGGTGGGCGGCATGGATGTGATCGCCGGGCGTATTTCCGGCGGCGAACTGGCCGCTTTCGTGTTCTACAGCCTGATCGTCGGCTCGTCGTTCGGCACCTTGAGCGAGGTGATCGGCGAGTTGCAGCGTGCGGCCGGCGCCGCTGAGCGTATTGGCGAGCTGCTGCGTGCCAGTAACGCCATCGTGGCGCCGCCGCAGCCGCAGCACCTGTCGCAGCCGGTGCAGGGACGTATCGAGCTGCAGGGCGTGCGCTTCGCCTATCCGTCACGCTCGGACAGCTATGCCATCGATGGCATCGACCTGCAGGTGGCAGCGGGTGAGACCTTGGCTCTGGTTGGCCCTTCTGGGGCAGGCAAGTCGACGCTGTTCGACCTGCTGCTGCGCTTCTTCGACCCGCAGGCCGGGCGCATCCTCATCGATGGCGTGCCGATCGATCAGCTCGATCCGCGTGAGTTACGTGCCAGTTTCGCCCTGGTTTCGCAGAATCCCGCGCTGTTCTTCGGCTCGGTCGAGGACAATATTCGCTATGGTCGCCTGGATGCCAGTCATGCCGAGGTGGAAGCGGCTGCACGTGCGGCGCACGCTCATGAATTCATCCAGCGCCTGCCACAGGGCTATCAGACTCATCTCGGTGAGGCCGGGCTCGGGCTCTCCGGTGGCCAGCGTCAGCGTCTGGCGATTGCTCGTGCCTTGCTTGCCGATGCGCCGATCCTGCTGCTGGACGAGGCTACCAGCGCACTGGATGCAGAGAGTGAACATCTGATCCAGCAGGCGCTGCCATCGCTGATGGCTGGACGCACGACGCTGGTGATCGCCCATCGTCTGGCCACGGTGAAACAAGCGGATCGCATTGCGGTGATCGAGCAGGGGCGCCTGGCCGCGATTGGCCGGCATGCCGAGCTGATCGAGCGCAGCCCGCTCTATGCGCGTTTGGCCGAGTTGCAGTTCGGCAGCTAGCTCTTGGGCCTGATAGTGGCGGCAGCGCCGGCCGAGGCGATGATGATCGCGCCGACGGCCAGCCACTGCCCCCAGAGCAGCTTCTCGCCGAGAAAAATCAGGCCGCATAGCGCGGCGACAGCCGGCTCCAGGCTCATCAGGACACTGAAGGTGCGTGCTGGCAGGCGCGTTAGGGCGACCATCTCCAGGCTGTAGGGCAGAGCGGAAGACAACAGCGCGACGCCCAGTGCGATTGGCAGCAGATCGACGCTCAGCAGGTCGCTACCGGCATGCCAGACCCCGATGGGTAGAACCAGCAGCGCGGCGACCCAGGTTCCCAGCGCAACGGTGTGGCGCCCATGCTGGGCGCCGGCTTTCTGGCCGAAGATGATGTACAGCGACCAGCAAACGCCCGCACCGAGCGCCAAGGCGGCGCCAAGCGGGTCGATGGCGCTCTGCGTGGCACCGGTGGGTAGCAGCATCCACAGCCCAGCAATGGCCAGGATGACCCAGATGAAATCCAGCAGACGGCGTGAAGAAAACAACGCCAGGGCCAGCGGGCCGGTGAATTCCAGGGCCACGGCGATGCCCAGTGGAATGCTCTGCAGCGACATGTAGAAGAGCAGGTTCATGCCCCCCAGGGACAGGCCGTAGGCGACGAGTGCCTGGCACTTGCGCAGATCCAGCTTGGCCCGCCAGGGCTGCATCACCAGCGACAGAATGATCGCACCGAGCACCAGGCGCAGCGCCGTGGTGCCCTCGGCACCGACTAGGGGGAACAGGTTCTTGGCCAGCGATGCACCGCTCTGGATCGAGACCATGGCCACCACGAGCAGGGCTATGGGGACAAAAAGTGCGGTGCGCGACATGGGGCTGTGTCCTGGTGCTGATCATCAAAGAAAAAACCGGCCGCTGGGGCCGGTTCTTCGTGGCGCCTTGTGGCTTAGCGGTATTCGCAGAGGTAAGCGGTATCCACGGCCACCTTCAGCTGGAACTTGCTGTTGGCTTCGACGGTGAACTTGCTGCCGGCTTCAAAGGTGTTCCAGCTGTCGCTACCCGGCAGTTTGACGGTCAGGGCGCCGGCGACGACATGCATGACTTCCAGCTGACTGGTGCCGAATTCGTATTCGCCCGGGGCCATCACGCCAATGGTGGCAGGGCCTTCAGCCATGGTGAAGCCGATGGATTTGACGGTGCCGTCGAAGTACTCGTTGACCTTGAACATCTGCGATTCCTCGGAAGGGTTTGGAAAAAATGCTGGGAGCCAGTTTTAACGTCGCTAGGCGACGACCCGAAGGATGGCCGCCATGGATGGCAGGCCATAAAAGGGCGCCAGTATGCCCAAGCGCTTTTTTTTCGTCATCACCCTTTCACGGGGAGAACCAGTGGCAGCAGGCGTGCTGTATTGCGTGCGTCCTCCAGGGCACGGTGCTGCTGCCCTTGAAACTGCATGCCGGCCAGTTGCAGGGCGCTGTGAAGGCCTACGGGGCGTGGCAACTGACGCGCCTTGGCGAAGGCTTGCTTGAGGTTCAGGTGCGGAACATCGGCCAACAGGCTATGCAGCTGATGCTGGCGCCATTCCTGTTCCAGTTGGCGGCGGTCGTAGTCCCCCCAGCTGCTCCAGCCCGCCAGACGCGGCGCATGTTGTCCCAGCCAGCGTTCGAACTGGGTCCATACCTGAGGCAAGGCGGCGGCGCTATCGATCTCGGCCTGGGTGATATGGGTGAGTTCGCGGCAGAAGTCGGTCAGGCAGGGCCGGCGCTGCGGTTTGATGATGCGCTGAAAATGGTCGCGCTCATGACCATCTGCTCCGACCAGGCTGGCACCGATCTCGATGATTTCCATTTCTTCCATCGCCCAGCCGCCTTCGTCGGTGGTGGCTTCCAGGTCGATGACTAGCCAATGCCCCATGGGCGCTCCTTAGAACCTGTCTGCGATATTTTGCGCTTCGGCCCCGCTGCATTGAAAAGGTTCCTGGCATCAGATCAGGCTCAAGCCCTCGCTCTGAACGAAACCGCTGGCAGTATGGAAGGGCTTTTCGAGCAGGGCAAACGCCGTGTTAGGCTCTGCCGCCTACATCTGGAGGAGGTTGGTATGGCAAAGGTCGCGTTTCTCGGCTTGGGCGTCATGGGCTATCCAATGGCCGGGCATCTGGCGCGCAAAGGGCATCAGGTGACGGTCTACAACCGCTCGCCGGGTAAGGCCGAGCAATGGATGGGCGAATACGCCGGCAGCAGTGCGCCAACACCGCGTGAAGCCGTGCAGGGTGCCGAGCTGGTGATGTGCTGCGTGGGCAACGATGATGACCTGCGCAGCGTGGTTCTGGGCGAGCAGGGCGCTTTCGCGGGTATGGCGCCGGGCGCCGTCCTGGTCGATCACACCACGGCCTCTGCTGATGTCGCGCGGGAGCTGGCAGCTATCGCCGCCGAGCGCGGCCTGGGTTTTCTCGATGCGCCGGTGTCTGGTGGTCAGGCGGGCGCCGTCAACGGCGTGCTGACGGTGATGGTTGGCGGCGAGCCGCAAGCCTATGCCGCCGCCGAAGCTGCTATCCAGAGCTATGCGCGAATGATTCGACTGATGGGGCCGGCCGGTAGCGGGCAGTTGACCAAGATGGTCAACCAGATCTGCATCGCTGGCCTGGTTCAGGGGTTGGCCGAGGCGCTGAACTTCGCTCAATGCGCCGGTCTCGATGGCCACGCGGTGGTCGATGTGATCAGCAAGGGCGCTGCGCAATCCTGGCAAATGGAAAATCGCTACAAGACCATGCTGGCCGGTGAGTTCGATTTCGGTTTCGCCGTCGACTGGATGCGCAAGGATCTGTCGATCCTGCTCGAAGAGTCGCGCCGCAATGGGGCGCAACTGCCGGTCACGGCGCTGGTCGACCAGTTCTACGCCGACGTGCAGGGCATGGGCGGTGGGCGCTGGGACACCTCCAGTCTGTTGGCGCGCCTGCAGCGTAACCACTGATCATGAAAGGCCTCGACTGGCGGCGCGCGCATCATTAGGATCGCCGCCGTTCGTTTCGCGTCGTCGAGGTCTTCTCATGGAATGTCGTGCCGGTTGTGGTGCCTGCTGCATCGCGCCCTCCATCAGTTCGCCGATTCCAGGCATGCCCGAAGGTAAGCCAGCAGGCGTGCGTTGTCTCCACCTTACCGTTGACTACCTCTGCGCCCTGTTCGGGCGGGCGGAGCGTCCGGCTGTGTGCGCTGCATTCAAGGCTGACGAGCTTGTCTGTGGCGACAGCCGTGAGAGTGCCATTCGAATGCTGGGTTGGCTCGAGCAGGCGACTGCCTGATGATCTGAACCCGCTATGATCATCAGCGGTCGAAACGCAAACAATCCCCAGGGAGCTGGTCTGAAGATGATCCGTATTTCCGCATTGGCCATGATCTTGTGTGCGAGCGCCGCCCATGCCGCCGAGAGGCCGTGGCAGCTGGAACGGGAGGAGGACGGCATTCGTGTCTATCTGGCCGAGGTGCCTGGGTCGAAGTACAAGGCCTACCGTGGCGTGGTCACGGTAAAAAGCGATCTGCCGCATTTGCTGGCCTTGCAGGAGGACGTTTCAGGCTCCTGCGCCTGGATCTTCAGCTGTCAGCAGCAGCGGCTGCTGGAGACCAAGGACGATGTCAGCGAAATCTATACCCGCTTCAAGATGCCCTGGCCGGTGAAGTCGCGTGATTCAGTGATTCAAGTCACCACTCGAACCGAGCCTGACGGCAGCGTCACGCGTCTGCTCAAGGCCGTGCCTGAGCGCCTGCCGGAAGAAAAGGACTTCGTGCGGGTCAGTCGGGTCGATGGCCAGTGGCATATGAAGCCGCTGAGCGATGGTGAGGTGGAAGTGACTTACGAGGTGCATACCGAGCCGGGTGGTAGCGTACCGTCCTGGCTGGCCAACAGCTTCGTGGTCGATGCGCCGCTGGAGACGCTGAAGGGGTTGCGTGCGCAGGCCGAGGGGCGTTGAGTCGCGCTGCATAGCTGGATAAATGAAAAAAGGCTGCCAATTGGCAGCCTTTTTCGTGATGCAGCGCTATCAGTCGCGGTTGGCAGGCAGGTCGCGCTGCTCGTAACCGGTGTACAGTTGGCGCGGGCGACCGATCTTGTACGGACCGGAGAGCATTTCCTTCCAGTGCGAGATCCAGCCGACGGTACGTGCCAGGGCGAAGATCACGGTGAACATGCTGGTCGGAATACCGATCGCCTTGAGGATGATCCCCGAGTAGAAGTCGACGTTCGGGTACAGGTTGCGTTCCTTGAAGTACGGATCGGTCAGGGCGATCTCTTCCAGGCGCATGGCCAGTTCCAGCTGCGGATCGTTGGTGATGCCCAGCTCGCCGAGGACTTCGTCGCAGGTCTGCTTCATCACGGTAGCGCGCGGGTCGCGGTTCTTGTAAACGCGATGGCCGAAACCCATGAGCTTGAACGGATCGTTCTTGTCCTTGGCCTTGGCGATGAACTTGTCGATGTTCGATACGTCACCGATCTCGTCCAGCATGGCCAGTACGGCTTCGTTGGCGCCACCGTGTGCAGGGCCCCACAGTGCGGCGATGCCGGCTGCGATACAGGCGAACGGGTTGGCGCCCGAGGAGCCTGCCAGGCGCACGGTGGAGGTGGAGGCGTTCTGCTCATGATCGGCATGGAGGATGAAGATCTTGTCCATCGCCTTGGCCAGCACCGGGCTGATCGGTTTGATCTCGGCCGGGGTGTTGAACATCATGTGCAGGAAGTTTTCCGCGTAGTTCAGGTCGTTACGCGGGTACATCATGGGTTGGCCCATGGAGTACTTGTAGGTCATGGCCGCGATGGTCGGCATCTTGGCGACCAGGCGCATGGCCGAAATCTCGCGATGGCGCGGATTATTGATGTCCAGCGAGTCATGGTAGAAGGCGGAGAGGGCGCCCACTACGCCGCACATGATGGCCATTGGGTGGGCATCGCGGCGGAAGCCGTTGAAGAAGGTCTTCAACTGCTCGTGAACCATGGTGTGGTTCTTGATGGTGCTGACGAACTGGGCCTTCTCTTCCTTGCTCGGCAGTTCGCCATTGAGCAGCAGGTAACAGGTTTCCAGGTAGTCGGAGTCTTCGGCGAGTTGCTCGATCGGATAGCCGCGGTGCAGCAGGATGCCCTTGTCACCATCGATATAGGTGATCTTCGACTCGCAAGAGGCGGTCGACATGAAGCCGGGATCAAAAGTGAAGCGACCCGTGGCGGTCAGGCCCCGCACATCGATTACATCAGGACCAACGGTGCCGGTCAGAACAGGCAGTTCGACGGGGGCTGCGCCCTCGATGATCAACTGCGCTTTTTTGTCAGCCATGTGTGGCCTCCTAATTATGCTTGGAATCATCAACCAGCCCCCCACGCAGGGCCCGCACCACTATAGTGGGATAAATCCGAAAGTCAATTTGCGAAAACCCAGCTGGCAGAAGGGTTTCGGCGTGGTTTTCAACGAAAAAAGGCCGCTATTTACGTCATTTTTTTACAGTCTGCAATGCGCTTTTTAGGGGGGGAGGTCGCATTGTCATTAGTCTGCTAACTGTCTATACTCTGCGGCCGACCGCCACAGGCTTTAGGGCCGTGTCATGGCGGTTGTCACTCATTGGGTGATGGGTACCTTGCCAGTGCACTTCCCAACAACTTTGCCCTGATAGTTAGGGGCTCTCAGTGTGATAAAAAAGCCGTGAATAGCCAACGACCTGTAAACCTAGACCTTCGGACTATCAAGCTTCCGATCACCGCTTACACGTCCATTCTTCACCGTATCTCCGGTGTCATCCTCTTTGTCGGTATCGCCATCCTGCTGTTCGGCCTCGACAAGTCGCTGACTTCCGAAGAGGGCTTCGCCCAAGTGAAAGAATGCCTGACCAGCCCGCTGGCCAAGTTCGTGATCTGGGGTCTTCTGTCCGCTCTGCTGTACCACCTGGTGGCCGGTGTGCGCCATCTGATCATGGATGTCGGCGTCGGTGAGACGCTTGAAGGCGGCAAGCTGGGCTCGAAAATCGTGCTTGTCATCTCGGTCATCGTGATCGTGCTGCTGGGGGTGTGGATATGGTAACCAACGTTACGAACTTCTCGCGTTCGGGCCTCTATGACTGGATGGCGCAACGCGTTTCTGCGGTCGTTCTCGCGGCTTACACGCTGTTTCTGCTGGGCTATGTGATCTGTAATCCAGGGATGGGCTATGCCGAATGGCACGGCCTGTTCTCTCACACCGCGATGCGCATCTTCAGCCTTCTGGCGCTGGTTGCGTTGATCGTGCACGCCTGGGTAGGTCTGTGGACCATCACCACCGACTACCTGACGCCCATGGCCATTGGCCGCTGGGCTACCGGCGTGCGTTTCCTGGTTCAGGCGGTATGTGGCGTTCTCCAGTTCGTCCTGTTCGTCTGGGGCGTCCAGATTCTGTGGGGTTTCTGATTCATGGCTAGCATCCGTACTCTTTCCTATGACGCCATCATCGTAGGTGGTGGTGGCGCTGGTATGCGCGCAGCGCTGCAGCTGGCTCAGGGCGGTCACAAGACTGCCGTGGTCACCAAGGTGTTCCCGACTCGCTCGCACACCGTATCCGCTCAAGGTGGTATCACCTGCGCCATCGCTTCGGCCGACCCGAACGATGATTGGCGCTGGCACATGTACGATACCGTCAAGGGTTCCGACTACATCGGTGACCAGGACGCTATCGAATACATGTGTTCCGTCGGTCCGGAGGCCGTGTTCGAACTCGAGCACATGGGCCTGCCGTTCTCCCGTACCGAGCAAGGCCGCATCTATCAACGTCCGTTCGGCGGTCAGTCCAAAGGCCCGGATAATCCGACTCAGGCTGCCCGTACCTGCGCCGCTGCCGACCGTACCGGTCACGCACTGCTGCACACCCTGTATCAGGCCAACCTGAAAGCCGGCACCTCGTTCCTCAACGAGTGGTACGCAGTCGATCTGGTGAAGAACCAGGACGGCGCTATCGTCGGCATCATCGCCATCTGCATCGAGACTGGCGAAACCGTCTACATCCGCTCCAAGGCCGTGGTTCTGGCCACTGGCGGTGCCGGTCGTATCTACGCCTCCACCACCAACGCCCTGAT
It encodes:
- the ppnP gene encoding pyrimidine/purine nucleoside phosphorylase: MFKVNEYFDGTVKSIGFTMAEGPATIGVMAPGEYEFGTSQLEVMHVVAGALTVKLPGSDSWNTFEAGSKFTVEANSKFQLKVAVDTAYLCEYR
- a CDS encoding DUF1287 domain-containing protein — its product is MRMVIALLVWSLAFAAQAIEADKLVLDARKQVGVTLSYDPAYRKLSYPGGDVPMATGVCTDVVIRALRQQGLDLQESVHRDMRGNFAVYPKHWGLSRPDSNIDHRRVPNLMTWFKRQGWSLPVKQDASAYRAGDIVTWDLGRGLTHIGIVSDRQAATGTPLVLHNIGRGTQEEDILFAYRITGHYRALAQQARAGQ
- a CDS encoding PA1571 family protein translates to MSMQDNAAPCITSKQSQEPVGGFIIDGQGREVPITEDMIQQACDALEESREQARQS
- a CDS encoding DoxX-like family protein, which produces MTDARLAQIAWLARLALALVFIWHGLAPKILWLSPDEVAMIGAHSLADYPLFATEVIARIAGVAEILLGIVLLTLRRQRWFLLVAGAVLLALLLDVALFSPHLLIQAFNPLSTNLAALTLCAVAWLAEAPSAADS
- a CDS encoding exonuclease domain-containing protein, coding for MGHWLVIDLEATTDEGGWAMEEMEIIEIGASLVGADGHERDHFQRIIKPQRRPCLTDFCRELTHITQAEIDSAAALPQVWTQFERWLGQHAPRLAGWSSWGDYDRRQLEQEWRQHQLHSLLADVPHLNLKQAFAKARQLPRPVGLHSALQLAGMQFQGQQHRALEDARNTARLLPLVLPVKG
- a CDS encoding ATP-NAD kinase family protein, producing the protein MSRFHIGLIINPLAGLGGPAGFKGSDGMAEQALALGVEPKAAQRTRTALEQLLTLRERIEFVSYPGDMGGDLLAQMGFEHRLLGQVDPQLTTAEDTRRAVQQLQDAGVALILFAGGDGTARDVCAAVRQGQPVLGIPAGVKIQSGVYAISPRAAGELTARLIEGGLVRLASGEVRDIDENALREGRVTARWYGELCVPQEGGYVQAVKQGGMESEELVLADLAAWLEAEWEPGARYVFGPGSTLHGLAHNLGLETTLLGVDVIEDGQVIARDVNEAELFGLVEGHPTYLLVTAIGGQGHIIGRGNQQVSPRVLRAIGLERLRVVATKRKLATLEGRPLLVDSGDVTLDDAFPDAVRVWAGYKEELLYPLSR
- the msrB gene encoding peptide-methionine (R)-S-oxide reductase MsrB, with the protein product MDKLDKPLDAWRDELSQEQFHVCRLGGTERPFSGQYHDDKTPGIYHCACCGEALFDSDAKYDSGSGWPSYFQPVGEAVIRELDDFSHGMHRIEVKCAKCDAHLGHVFPDGPRPTGLRYCINSVSLKLIPRE
- the rhtA gene encoding threonine/homoserine exporter RhtA; protein product: MSRTALFVPIALLVVAMVSIQSGASLAKNLFPLVGAEGTTALRLVLGAIILSLVMQPWRAKLDLRKCQALVAYGLSLGGMNLLFYMSLQSIPLGIAVALEFTGPLALALFSSRRLLDFIWVILAIAGLWMLLPTGATQSAIDPLGAALALGAGVCWSLYIIFGQKAGAQHGRHTVALGTWVAALLVLPIGVWHAGSDLLSVDLLPIALGVALLSSALPYSLEMVALTRLPARTFSVLMSLEPAVAALCGLIFLGEKLLWGQWLAVGAIIIASAGAAATIRPKS
- a CDS encoding YkgJ family cysteine cluster protein, with product MECRAGCGACCIAPSISSPIPGMPEGKPAGVRCLHLTVDYLCALFGRAERPAVCAAFKADELVCGDSRESAIRMLGWLEQATA
- a CDS encoding ABC transporter transmembrane domain-containing protein, with amino-acid sequence MTSMLSSRQRGAMRLAWRFIAPYRGRVVGALLALMFTAAITLSMGQGIKLLVDQGLATQSPAALRQSLLLFFVLVLALAFGTYTRFYLVSWIGERVVADIRRRVFDHLIELHPGFYESNRSSEIQSRLTADTTLLQSVIGSSLSMALRNLIMLIGGSVLLVVTNPKLSGIVLLALPLVVAPILLFGRRVRALSRQSQDRVADVGSYVGEALGQIKTVQAYNHQDEDKRRFGESAEAAFDVARKRIAQRSWLITVVIVLVLGAVGVMLWVGGMDVIAGRISGGELAAFVFYSLIVGSSFGTLSEVIGELQRAAGAAERIGELLRASNAIVAPPQPQHLSQPVQGRIELQGVRFAYPSRSDSYAIDGIDLQVAAGETLALVGPSGAGKSTLFDLLLRFFDPQAGRILIDGVPIDQLDPRELRASFALVSQNPALFFGSVEDNIRYGRLDASHAEVEAAARAAHAHEFIQRLPQGYQTHLGEAGLGLSGGQRQRLAIARALLADAPILLLDEATSALDAESEHLIQQALPSLMAGRTTLVIAHRLATVKQADRIAVIEQGRLAAIGRHAELIERSPLYARLAELQFGS
- a CDS encoding thiol-disulfide oxidoreductase DCC family protein, with the translated sequence MTQQSLPPNLAAGERVVLFDGVCRLCNGWARFLIRHDRQRQFRLASVQSTQGQALLAWYGLPTDRFDTMALIDEAGLHVRSSALLRILARLPQPWRSLSWLRVIPRPLRDWSYDRIALNRYRLFGRYEVCLLSSADHSERFLHD
- a CDS encoding NAD(P)-dependent oxidoreductase yields the protein MAKVAFLGLGVMGYPMAGHLARKGHQVTVYNRSPGKAEQWMGEYAGSSAPTPREAVQGAELVMCCVGNDDDLRSVVLGEQGAFAGMAPGAVLVDHTTASADVARELAAIAAERGLGFLDAPVSGGQAGAVNGVLTVMVGGEPQAYAAAEAAIQSYARMIRLMGPAGSGQLTKMVNQICIAGLVQGLAEALNFAQCAGLDGHAVVDVISKGAAQSWQMENRYKTMLAGEFDFGFAVDWMRKDLSILLEESRRNGAQLPVTALVDQFYADVQGMGGGRWDTSSLLARLQRNH